A section of the Castanea sativa cultivar Marrone di Chiusa Pesio chromosome 12, ASM4071231v1 genome encodes:
- the LOC142621233 gene encoding BTB/POZ domain-containing protein At1g21780, which translates to MVDSKVETISRLAQWKIENFGSCSYKKSDPFKVGIWNWHLSIEKNRYLYIRLFPEPSRFSKEQPPLARFVLRVSNTGLNRKPYISPIHERLLRNCEDFVWPVDSTFHGRFIIDVEFLDLKICPVNGGEASSIWPSDGLMKSVAAESTLRCLSRMLEEAIHSDVTINTADGTLRAHKAILSASSPVFQSMFRHNLKEKESSLIYIEDMSLESCTTLLSYLYGTIKQEDFWKHRLALLGAANKYDIADLKDACEESLLEDINSANVLERLQEAWLYQLDRLKKGCLTYLFDFGKIYDVRDEVNNFFRQADRELMLEMFQEVLTVWKPI; encoded by the exons ATGGTTGATTCAAAGGTGGAGACGATCTCAAGACTAGCTCAATGGAAAATCGAGAACTTCGGGTCTTGTTCTTACAAAAAGTCTGACCCTTTCAAGGTCGGAATCTGGAACtg GCATTTGTCGATAGAGAAGAATCGGTACCTCTACATTCGTCTATTTCCAGAGCCTTCACGATTCTCCAAGGAACAGCCTCCACTTGCTCGCTTTGTCCTCCGAGTCTCTAACACTGGCCTTAATCGCAAGCCTTACATATCCCCAA TTCATGAGAGACTGCTTCGGAATTGTGAAGACTTTGTTTGGCCAGTTGATTCCACCTTTCATGGTCGCTTCATCATTGATGTTGAGTTTCTGGACCTAAAGATCTGCCCTGTGAAT GGTGGAGAAGCCAGTTCTATATGGCCAAGTGATGGGCTTATGAAGTCTGTGGCAGCCGAAAGCACTCTTCGGTGTCTCTCTCGTATGCTTGAGGAGGCTATCCATTCTGATGTGACAATTAACACTGCTGATGGCACTTTAAGAGCTCACAAGGCAATTTTATCAGCAAGTTCCCCTGTGTTTCAAAGCATGTTTCGTCATAACCTAAAGGAAAAGGAATCATCTTTGATCTACATAGAAGACATGTCACTGGAATCCTGCACAACGCTTCTCAGTTACTTGTACGGAACCATAAAACAAGAAGATTTCTGGAAGCACCGGCTGGCACTACTGGGGGCAGCCAACAAATATGACATTGCTGACCTTAAAGATGCTTGCGAGGAAAGCCTCCTAGAAGACATTAACTCAGCGAATGTGCTTGAGAGGCTGCAAGAGGCTTGGCTTTATCAGTTGGACAGGTTGAAGAAAGGGTGTTTGACATACTTGTTCGACTTTGGCAAGATATATGATGTTAGAGATGAGGTTAATAACTTTTTCAGGCAAGCAGACAGGGAACTAATGCTGGAGATGTTCCAAGAGGTGCTTACAGTTTGGAAGCCTATATAA